The sequence GGTAGAAATATTCTTGGCAATCATTTTCTTAGACAAGTTCCACTAACCTCTTTAGTTTAATATTTTATTTTCTGAGTGCGATCGCAATGATTGGTAATATTCCACAAAGAGCGATGCCTTCAGCTAACTTCGCGACCTAAGGAGGACGCGATATGCCCTAAAGGACTAACTTCGTGTCGCGGAGCGGTATGCTAAAGCACTAGCTTCGCGTCGTCCTTTAGGACGTAAGGAGGACGCGATATGCGGAGCGGTATCCTTTAGGACGTAAGGAGCTAATCCTTTAGGGCTAATCCTTTAGGGCTAATGCTTTAGGATACGAAGTTAAGGCGCGTTTTATGTAAGAAGCTTCCTACACAAAAGCCGCCGTTAGTCCTTTAGGGCACTCGCGCTGTTGAGCTTTTCAAGAGGAGTCCTGTTATTGAGCTTTAAATATATTTCAATTTGTTGTCAGAGCAAGGCTAATTTCTGAAAAAAGAGGGGCTAAAATATATAGCAATTTTTGTCCTAGACGACGCGCAGCTAGTCTATTACGGATACCGCTCCGCGACGCGAAGCTAGTCCTTTAGGGCATATAAACGTATAATGCGTGAGGGGTTAATGCTGAATATTGAAGCAGAGCCAGGAATGAGGCTGAAAAAAACTAGAGCGATGAAAACAGAGAAACAAATGCTTCAATCAAGTGTTATTAACCGCCAACGCAGAGGGAACGCAAGAAGAGGAAAGTTTTAATTTGTTTTGACGGTTTATTTATACGTGCAGTATTCTGTGTTGAAGTTATGCCTTTTTGCGCCCATACTCCTCCTAAAGATAGTAAAAATTGGCATTCTCTCAAATGTCACTTATCGAAAGTAGCTAAAATAGCCGAGATTTTTGGTGATAAATTTAATGCAGGAAAGTTAGCTTATCATGCTGGACTATGGCATGATCTGGGTAAGTATAATTCAGAGTTTCAGAAATATTTAGAACAGTGTCATCAAGCTTCAGAAACTAATAATTCCGAACCTAAAATTCGTATTCCTCATGCTATTTATGGTGCAAAACTCGCTGCGGAAAAATTTCAACCGATTGCACCATTAATCTATGGGCATCATGGTGGTTTACCAGAAATGCAGTATATGCGCGATCGCCTAGCTGAAATTAAAATTGAAACATACCAGCAGATTCTAGCTAATGCGAGATCGCAATCATTAAATTTAGATATCTCACCAGAAATAAATCAGCAATTGATGAGTCTGGTAGAAGATCCTCTTGGTTATGAATTATTGTTGAGAATTTTATTTTCTTGTTTAGTCGATGCCGACTATCTTGATACAGAGAGTCATTTCGATCCAGAAAATACAGCCATCAGAGAAACAAACAAAAATCGAGAAGATCTAAAAATTTCTTGCTTGTGGCAAACATTAAAGAAATCCCAAGAGGAATTATTAGCTAGTACTGTAAATACGAAAGTCAATCAAGTGCGATCACAAGTCTATCAAGCTTGTCTCGATGCTGGACAATTAGAACCAGGAATATTCCGTCTAGCCGTACCTACAGGTGGAGGTAAAACCCGCAGTGGACTATCATTTGCTCTAGCCCATGCAAAAAAATATAATCTTGAACGCGTAATTGTAACCGTACCTTACACCAGTATTATCGAGCAAACAGTAGAAGTATATCGCAATATTTTTGGGCAAGATGCAGTTTTAGAACATCATAGTGCAGTACAACCCGAAAAAAGTAATGAATCAGATGCACGACCTCGCCAAGCTATAGCAAGACTGGCAACTCAAAACTGGGATGCACCTTTAATTGTGACTACTACAGTTCAGTTATTGGAAAGCTTATTTGCCAATCGTACTAGTCGATGCCGTAAGTTACATAACATCGTTAATAGCATTATTATTCTCGATGAAGTCCAGACTCTACCCGTCTTCTTACTCGAGCCAATTTTAAGTGTCTTGAAAGAATTGTGCGATCGCTATCGTGTCAGTATTGTTTTGTGTACGGCAACTCAACCAGCATTTGAAGGCAATAGTCCATATTTAAAAGGATTTCCATCTGGAAGCGTCAGAGATATTATTCCGGATGAATTAGCTAAACAGCATTTTTCAACTTTAAGTCGTGTTAATTATCAAATTCCTGAGATAGCTTGGAGTTGGCAAGATTTAGTACAAGACTTAGAAAAGCGTGAAGCATCGCAAGCACTAATTGTTTTGAATACTCGCAAAAATGCTTTAGATGTTTTAGATGCGATCAAGTCTACAGAAGAAGATAGTCTATATCACCTGTCTACTTTACTATGCGGTCAACATCGAAGAGAAGTTTTACAACCTGTACGAGAACGCTTGAAAAATAATCAGCCTTGTATTCTAGTTTCTACTCAGGTAGTTGAAGCGGGAGTAGATTTAGATTTCCCCTTAGTTTATCGTGCGATCGCGCCGTTAGATCGAATTGTACAAGCAGCAGGAAGATGTAATCGGGAAGGGAAATTAGAGAAGGGAAATGTTATTGTGTTTCAGCCAGAAGAAGGCAAAGTTCCCCCAGGAGAATATCGTAAAGCAGTAGATGAAACTATACGATTACTGAAACGAGAGAATTTAAATTGGGACGATCCGAGTATTTTTGCTGAATATTTTCAAAGTCTTTATCAAGGTTTAGAAACTGATTCTAAGGAAATTCAGAAATATCGCACATCTTTTGATTATCCAGAAGTAGCAGCCAAATTTAAGTTAATTCCAGACGATACCAATCCCGTTGCGATCGCTTATGACGATCTCGCTAATGAAATTATTCAACGTATCAAAAAACGAGGATTGAAATCTGGAGATTTAAAAGCACTACAGCCTTATTTAGTAAATCTTCGCAGCAGAGAGTTTAAACAAACAGAAGAATTAAGAGAACAAATTGCTGCGGGTATTTGGGTGTGGAATGGAAACTATGACTTTATAAGGGGAATCGCGATTGGTGACCAAGCAATCGCTTACGATCCAGCCGATTTAATCTTTTAGATTTTTATTGGTCTCAAAATCAGTCTTAACTTGGGCTTTTTTTGACAAGATTATGGAAGAAAAAGATTTGGAATGGGAACTATAACTTTAAAGGGAATTCCAATCGGCGACAAAGCTATTGTCTACGATCCAGCCGATTGAATTTTCTGAACAAAGGAGTAAATAAATAATGACAACAAATCCACCTTTAGCAGTTAAAGTCTGGAGTGATTTTGCTTGCTTTACGCGTCCAGAATTCTGTGCTGAAAGGGTTAGCTATGAAGTAATAACGCCAAGTGCTGCCCGTGGTGTTTTAGAGGCAATTTTTTGGAAACCTGAATTTGCTTGGAAAATACGAGAAATACAAGTACTTAAGCCAATTCATCACTTTTCTATCTTTCGTAATGAAATAAATAATTGGCAAAGCGATCGCTCGGCTAAAGATGCAGAATACCGCTATTTCGCCGATGACGATCGCGCCCAACGGCATACTTTAGGATTGAGGGATATAGCTTACATCATCAAAGCAGATATCCAGCTTAAACCTCATGCTAATGCCAATCCTGCCAAATATCGCGACCAATTTCGTCGTCGAGTCAAGAAAGGGCAATGCCATCATCAACCCTATTTAGGAACTCGTGAATTTAGTGCCTTTTTTGGTGTACCAGAGTCGGAAGATAAACCGATCGATTGCAGTGATGAATTGGGTTTAATGCTTTTAGATGTAGATTTTATAACCGATACAGTAGGGTCAACTATAGAGTATTTTACTCATGATGAAATGGGTGGAAAAGTTACCAAAGGAAAAGCACAGCCGAAGTTTTTTCGGGCGCGTTTGGAAAATGGCGTTTTACGAGTACCCGAATCATGATTCTTACTAGATTATACGAATATGCCGAGAATCGCATGAGTTTACCACCTGCGATGTACGGCGAAACTAAGGTAGCATGGCACATTATTTTATCTTCTGATGGTGTATTTGAAGGATTTGTTTGCTTGAAATCCAAAGAAGCTAAACGAGGAACACCAATGACAGCACCACATATCGGTCGTTCATCTGGTGTAAAACCCAAATTACTCGCAGATACAGGAGAATATGTTCTCGGTATTGCCAAAGAAACATCGAAACCAGAAAGAGTTAAAGAGTGTCACGAACAATTCAAAACTCTTGTTCAACAATGCGCCGACGAAACACAAGAATCTACAGTAACAGCGATCGCACTTTTTCTTAATTCACCAGAACTAGATAAAGCCAAATCTCAACTACCAAAAGATTTCGATCCTAGTGAAATAGTAACTTTTCGAGTTGATAGCGTGATTCCAGCAGACGCTAAATATAAATTCCATCGCGTTGAAGAATTTTGGGCAAAATATACTTCTGGAGAAACTACTGAAAGTACAGATAACAGTAATCCAGTAATGACTTGTCTGATTACAGGTAAAGTTACTTCTGTAGAAAAACGATTGCCTTTTCTAATTAAAGGCATATTCGGCGGACAACCATCAGGTACAGCGTTGGTTTCTGCTAATTCTTCTTCATTTATGTCTTATGGATTGCAAAACTCTCTGACTTCACCAATTTCCAGAGATGCTGCTGAGAAATTTGCTAAAGCGTTGAATTGTCTAATTTCCAATAAACAAGATCGATCGTGTATTTATATAGGTTCGACTGTCTATGTATTTTGGACGAGGAAAGAAACAGAATCTAATTTTATTCAATTTCTAGATAAACCCGCTCCACAAGCGGTTGCCAACCTATTACAATCTCCATTGACTGCCAAACAAGCATCAAGCTTGGATGAAAACAAATTTTACGGATTGTCTTTAACTGCTAATAATGCCCGTGCAGTTGTCAGGGATTGGTTAGAAACCACCGTTTCTAATGTCGAAGATAATCTCAAACTCTGGTTTCAAAAACAAAGAATAGTTGATGCCTATGGCGGAGAACATCGGCCTCTCGGTGCTTACACTCTAGCAGCCAGTGTATATCGAGATGCAGCTAAAGAAATGCAGCCAAAAATACCAACTGCTTTAATTCGGAGTGCTTTGCATGGCGATCTCTTGCCTTATGACTTACTCAATAAGCTGGTGCGACGCAATCGGGTAGAGATGGAAATTACTTACCCTCGCGCCATTTTAACTAAATTAATTTTCTCTAGCGACGTAAAAACCCAAACCATGATGACCGATATGGAACAGTTAAATCTCAATCCCAATCTAGAAGGTGGCGATCGCGCTGCTTACTATTGTGGACGCTTATTAGCCGTTTTAGAAGCGATTCAAAGAAAAGCCATTGGTTCAGTTAATACTTCTCTAACCGATCGCTATTA comes from Coleofasciculaceae cyanobacterium and encodes:
- the cas3 gene encoding CRISPR-associated helicase Cas3'; translated protein: MPFCAHTPPKDSKNWHSLKCHLSKVAKIAEIFGDKFNAGKLAYHAGLWHDLGKYNSEFQKYLEQCHQASETNNSEPKIRIPHAIYGAKLAAEKFQPIAPLIYGHHGGLPEMQYMRDRLAEIKIETYQQILANARSQSLNLDISPEINQQLMSLVEDPLGYELLLRILFSCLVDADYLDTESHFDPENTAIRETNKNREDLKISCLWQTLKKSQEELLASTVNTKVNQVRSQVYQACLDAGQLEPGIFRLAVPTGGGKTRSGLSFALAHAKKYNLERVIVTVPYTSIIEQTVEVYRNIFGQDAVLEHHSAVQPEKSNESDARPRQAIARLATQNWDAPLIVTTTVQLLESLFANRTSRCRKLHNIVNSIIILDEVQTLPVFLLEPILSVLKELCDRYRVSIVLCTATQPAFEGNSPYLKGFPSGSVRDIIPDELAKQHFSTLSRVNYQIPEIAWSWQDLVQDLEKREASQALIVLNTRKNALDVLDAIKSTEEDSLYHLSTLLCGQHRREVLQPVRERLKNNQPCILVSTQVVEAGVDLDFPLVYRAIAPLDRIVQAAGRCNREGKLEKGNVIVFQPEEGKVPPGEYRKAVDETIRLLKRENLNWDDPSIFAEYFQSLYQGLETDSKEIQKYRTSFDYPEVAAKFKLIPDDTNPVAIAYDDLANEIIQRIKKRGLKSGDLKALQPYLVNLRSREFKQTEELREQIAAGIWVWNGNYDFIRGIAIGDQAIAYDPADLIF
- the cas5c gene encoding type I-C CRISPR-associated protein Cas5c; the protein is MTTNPPLAVKVWSDFACFTRPEFCAERVSYEVITPSAARGVLEAIFWKPEFAWKIREIQVLKPIHHFSIFRNEINNWQSDRSAKDAEYRYFADDDRAQRHTLGLRDIAYIIKADIQLKPHANANPAKYRDQFRRRVKKGQCHHQPYLGTREFSAFFGVPESEDKPIDCSDELGLMLLDVDFITDTVGSTIEYFTHDEMGGKVTKGKAQPKFFRARLENGVLRVPES
- the cas8c gene encoding type I-C CRISPR-associated protein Cas8c/Csd1, whose translation is MILTRLYEYAENRMSLPPAMYGETKVAWHIILSSDGVFEGFVCLKSKEAKRGTPMTAPHIGRSSGVKPKLLADTGEYVLGIAKETSKPERVKECHEQFKTLVQQCADETQESTVTAIALFLNSPELDKAKSQLPKDFDPSEIVTFRVDSVIPADAKYKFHRVEEFWAKYTSGETTESTDNSNPVMTCLITGKVTSVEKRLPFLIKGIFGGQPSGTALVSANSSSFMSYGLQNSLTSPISRDAAEKFAKALNCLISNKQDRSCIYIGSTVYVFWTRKETESNFIQFLDKPAPQAVANLLQSPLTAKQASSLDENKFYGLSLTANNARAVVRDWLETTVSNVEDNLKLWFQKQRIVDAYGGEHRPLGAYTLAASVYRDAAKEMQPKIPTALIRSALHGDLLPYDLLNKLVRRNRVEMEITYPRAILTKLIFSSDVKTQTMMTDMEQLNLNPNLEGGDRAAYYCGRLLAVLEAIQRKAIGSVNTSLTDRYYGAASSTPANAFPSLMRGARSHLAKLRKQTPGTCNALEERLEEITVNLSTFPKTLNLQQQGLFALGYYHQRGSARAAAKASQNSQLT